CATCTGATATTGAAGCATTGCATCATACTGATGTAGTCTTAGATACAACATTAAGATCATGGATCGAGCAACGCGGCTTAGATCAATAAAAAATAAGCAGTTCAACTGGTAGAAGGTTGAACTGCTTATTTTTGTAGCAATTTTGGTTTTGGTAATTGCATTAAGAAGACTGCGAAGGAGATCACAATCTTGGTAACGCTTACATATAGTATAATCCAAATAGTTGTTGATTTCAAATACATATTTGAGTAAATTAACTAATATTTGTATAAATAGTGACAGCATATAATTATAAAATATAAATTGGCAACAAATCATCTGTAAATGGAAACATAATGCTATGTGACTCTTTTAAAAATCGTGCTAAATTTTTACTAGAAAATGAGAAAACCATTGGAGGGTCTAAAAATTGACTTATTATTATGTTGAAACTATTAATCCAATACAACAATGCATGTACAAAATCGAGCAGCTCTATAAAACTAAAATGGAAAAACTTTCATATATCAATCGACTAGACAACATTATTAAATTAGCGCAATGGGAGCGACCATCAGTAATCAATGTAAACACGAAAGTTGAAATCGCCGAACAATATTTTGATCTTCATAATTTTAATCCTGACCATACGTATCATTTGGAGATTAATCCAATGAAACACAAGACGGTTTTAATAGAATTGAATCACCAAATCAGAATGGAAATCAGCCAAGCGGAAGAGTCCCAAATCTATGATATTACACCTTATCTGCAAGACAGAGAAAATTATCTCTATTTAGGATTATTACATGATGAAACTAACGCACAACTACCAGATTGCAAGTTGATTGAATTTAAAAATCACCGTTTAAATGATACTTCTGTAATCCAAGAACGTCCGCTTAATTACTCAATTTAATACTTCATCTAACTTTAAAATAAATTTTATTGCAGATAACATGAAATTCAAAAGAAAGACATAAAGCTATGACATCTCTGTTAACACTCCAAGAACCTCTTTCATTTACTATATATTGTGGTAATTTTGTAATTAGAACACCATATATAGAAATGAAAGGGGTATTTTATGTTTAAAATTGAAGAAAGCCTAAGCAACTTAATCAATAAAGATCCGACTGTTATTAATGAAAATGCTAATAAAGATAGTGAAACCTTTACAACGATGCGTGATTTAACGGCGGGGGTCGTTTCAAAATCTTACGCATTAGAAAAATTATTGCCGAAACATGTAGCGGCTGCACATCAATCTGGCGATATTCACTTTCATGATTTAGATTATCATCCATTTCAACCCTTAACGAATTGTTGCTTGATTGATATTCAAGGTATGTTAGAACACGGCTTTGAAATCGGCAATGCACAAGTCGAATCTCCGAAATCTATTCAAACTGCAACTGCACAGATTGTCCAAATTATTGCGAATGTGTCTAGCAGTCAGTATGGCGGATGTACAGTGGACCGCATTGATGAAATCTTAAGTCCATATGCAGAGTTAAATGCTGAGAAACATCGTAAAATAGCTGAGCAGTTTGTCTACCCTGATCAATTGGATACATATGTGAATCAACAGACTGAGAAGGATATTCGAGATGCGATGCAAAGTTTAGAATATGAAATTAATACACTGTATACTTCTAATGGCCAAACACCTTTTGTAACTTTAGGCTTTGGTCTAGGGACTGATAAGTATAACCGTATGATTCAGAAAGCTATCTTGAACACACGTATTCAAGGTTTGGGGCACCATCATGTGACAGCTATCTTTCCAAAGCTTGTCTTTTCCATCAAAAAAGGAATTAATTTCGCACCGGAAGATCCGAATTATGATGTGAAGCAGTTGGCGTTGGAATGTTCGACGAAACGGATGTATCCGGATATTTTGAATTATGATAAGACGGTGGAAATTTTAGGTGATTTCAAGGCGCCGATGGGTTGTCGTTCTTTCTTGCCGGCATGGCAGAATGCGCAAGGTGAGAACGAGAATAGTGGGCGTATGAATTTAGGGGTGGTGACGTTGAATGTGCCGCGGATTGCGATTGAAACGAGCGGGGATTTAGCGGCATTTTGGCGTTTATTGGATGCGCGTATGGAATTGATTCATGATGCGCTGGTTTATCGTATTGAGCGGTTGAAAGATGCGGTACCGAATAATGCGCCTATACTGTATAAGAGCGGTGCGTTTCATCAACGTTTATCTGAAAAGGATGATGTGATGATGTTATTTAAACATCAACGGGCAACGATTTCTATTGGTTATATCGGCTTGTATGAAGCGGCCACTGTATTTTACGGTCCTAATTGGGAAACGAATCCTGAAGCGAAAACTTTTACTTTAGATATATTGCGTCGCATGAAGGATTTTCAAAAACAGTGGACAGCACAATATGATATTTTCTTCAGTCTTTATAGTACGCCGAGTGAATCGTTGACTGATCGTTTCTGTCGTCTGGACCGTGAACGTTTCGGATTAATTCCAAATATTACAGATAAAGGTTATTATCAGAATTCATTCCATTATGATGTGCGTAAAGCTGTTTCACCTTTTGAAAAGCTTGATTTTGAAAAGGATTATCCGTTCTTGGCAAGCGGCGGTTATATTCATTATTGCGAATATCCAAAATTGACGCATAATACGAAGGCGTTGGAAGCAGTTTGGGACTATGCGTATGACAAAGTCAGTTATCTTGGAACTAATACACCTATAGATAAATGTTATGAATGCGGCTTTGAAGGTGAGTTTAATACGACAGCTAAAGGTTATACATGTCCGACTTGCGGTAACCACAATCCTGAAACGGTAGACGTAGTTAAACGCACTTGCGGCTATTTAGGCAACCCGGTGCAAAGACCGACGATTGAAGGACGTCAAAAAGAAATAACTGCACGCGTCAAACATCTGAAAGATAAGGGATGATGCAAGATGTTTGAACAATTAGAAACTGGACAAGGTTATATTGCTAAAATTGAAAGAGAAAGCTTTACAGATGGAGAAGGCGTACGGTGCAGCGTCTATGTATCTGGTTGTCCATTCAATTGTAAAGGCTGCTATAACCAGGCATCCCAGCAATTCACTTATGGAGAACCATTCAATCATGAGGTGCTGGTGAACATTATTGAAGCGTGTAGCCCATCGTATATCGCAGGTTTAAGTATTTTAGGCGGAGAACCATTTTGTAATCTAGATACGGTAGAACCTATAGTGCAGGCTTTTCGAAATAAATTCGGTGATGAAAAATCTATTTGGATTTGGTCTGGATTTATTTTTGAAGCTTTGCAGAAAAAAGCAGGCAGAAGAGGGGAATTGCTGAAAGAGATTGATGTACTCGTGGATGGGCCGTTTATGGAACAGCTCTATCAACCTGGTTTAGCTTATAAAGGCTCATTGAACCAACGCGTGATTGATGTACAAACTTCTTTGAAAGCTTGTACTGTTATTGAATATTAAAAAATACCGGTTGAATTGGAATTAAATCCAATTGCAGCCGGTTTTAATTTTGACTTTTCCAAGTATCTTCTGGTGCAGTCATTTCAGATTTACGCATGCGAGAGACATAAGGATTACCTTTAACAGTGAAGCGAAGCGGTTTATGTGTCCATTCTCCTTTATTCGGAACACCGATACGTGGGCTTTCGACGATAGAAACAGGTAGTTTACGTGCCTCAACATCAATGGACAGCGGTCCTTCATTTAAGCGCGTGCCATCCAATTCCATCGTCATATTGAAAGCACGTGTCCACTTGCCAGGACCATTCGTTAAATCGATGCCTTCTTTGCCATTTCTATTTTCTATCATTTGATCTGTAATAAATTCAGGCTCTAAGGCTCTGATAAGTATCCCTTCAGCGGTACCAGCAGGTTGCGTTACTAAATTGATTAATAAATGCGTATGCATAACATGAGCGTAGACGGTTCCTCCATCTTTATACATCGATTGCACACGAGGCGTTCGGCGTCCGTTATAAGTATGTGCCGCTTCGTCGATTGCTCCGAGATAAGCTTCAGTTTCTACAATATAGCCTGAAAATTGATTTTCTCCATCATCAAAGGTTAATTTGACACCTAATAAATCTTTCGCAATTTCTGGCGTAGTACGATTGATAAAATCCATGACTGGCCTCCTTGTATCATAAATTTACGTTTACACTTGTTATTTATTTTAAGCAATTTTTAATCATAATAACAATAATGTGTTTGAAAAATTGAAGTATAACACTGATGATGATTGTAAATATTGTAAAAAAATCATTTAGAAAATCAGATAAATCAAAGTGTTGTGTTAATATAATAATAAATACTTAAGTCAATTTATAATTATGCTTAATGTTTAAACAAATTGTCTTTCATTCAATATTAACGGTATATTGAATTGACGTAACAAGAGATAATTAACATACGAGGAGGCGTTCTTATGGAAAAACGAGTAGGGTTCGGGGAATCTTTTGTGCTCTTTTGGAAGAACTATGTCAATTTTCAAGGACGTGCAACACGTCCTGAATATTGGTTTATGACTTTGTGGAGTTTCATTATCTTTCTGCCCATCACAATTATTGCAGTTATCGGTATGAGTATAATGATAGCGGGCAGCGCAAATGGTTCAGATGGCATGATAGCTATCGGCGCATTAATATATTTTGGTCTGATGATTATAGCAACTTTAATCGGCTTGGCAATGCTGTTGCCTTCTATTGCATTATTGTTCCGTCGTTTTCATGATACTGGGAGATCAGCCAAAATTTATTTCTTCTTTTTAGGATATGCCATCATTGGATACATTATAGTGATTCTCGCAGTCAATGCTTCTGATGCTGCAGCTTGGTCTATCATTTTAGGATTCTTAATTTGGATGGGCTACATGGCTTTTGCGATTTATATGTTTGTCATCACTGTTTTACCGAGTGAGCCGAGAGACAATAAATATGGTCTTGTAAGAGGGAGCGCTCGTGTTCAGGCAGGTGATGCAAATTGGAGAAAAGAGTAGGTTTCGGTCGCGCCTTCTTGCTTTTTTGGAAAAATTATTTCAATTTTAAAGGGCGGGCCAGACGTGCTGAATTCTGGTGGTGGACACTATGGAATTTTCTTATTTTTTCGTTGCTTGGATTAAGCAGTACTATATCTTTCTTTTACTGGTTCGCTAATTCGTTTGATGGCCATAAGACAGCAGCACTCAACTCAGCTATCATCTTTATGATTAGTGCAGGACTATACCTTTTCTTACTTGTAGCAACACTGATACCGAATATCGCGTTATTAATTCGGCGATTTCATGATACAGGAAGAAAAATGACTGTACCCATTTGTTTTATCGTTGCTACGATCTCATATAACTTCATAAACCCTATGGTAAGAACAGATGCACAGCACCATGGTGTTTTATGGATATTTGTTGTTCTATTTTTATTAATCTACGTTGCCTTGGCGGTTTATATTTTTGTAATTACATTATTACCTAGTCAACCAGAAGACAACAAATACGGACGTGGTCCTGCAGGTAAAAAATTCGAGCAAGGTCATGCACCCACTTCTCATAAATCCTATTCTGAGTCAGCGACTGGCAGTCATCACACACATTATGAATAATAGACTTGAAAGACGATTTCTTTTTCAATAAAGAAGTCGTTTTTTTATTAGTTTTTTGAATATCATTGATGTCATTTTGACTAATATACTTGTCAAAATGACAAAGATAATATAGTATAGTGGTTAACGGAGGTTAGAAATATGAGAACACGCGTTAAAGAATTGCGGGCACGAGACGGCTATAACCAAACACAACTCGCTAAAAAAGCAGGAATTTCACGTCAAACAGTCTCTTTGATTGAAAGAAATGAATTCATGCCTTCCGTACTTACTGCAGCTAAAATAGCACGTATATTTGGAGAACGGATTGAAGATATTTTTATTTTTGAGGAGGATGATTATGAGTAAAGTTAAGAGAAATATACATTCTTTATTTAAAATTGTATTATTTGCACTAGCAGGTTTTATAGTTGGTTATAGTGTTATGTACTTCGGAAAAAACGACTATCCCAGAATAATTAATAGTCAAGGTACGATAGTAAGTACCATTTTCACAACTGCTATTATTACTGCTATTGGTGCATTGATGATTAGTAAAATAAATAATGCTGAAAAATTTAAAATTAAAATTGAAAATGGCGATATTTATGCCGATAAATATGATTTCTTATTTAATAAAAATATTTACAATGCATCTTTGTTGGTGTATATCTCTATATTTTTCAGTTTGATTAATATTATAGTCATTACATTGTTCCAATCCACATTTAATAATGTATGGTTTATCACAATTATTCCTTTTTTAATATGTATCTATTTAAGTAGCCGTTATACGCGAAAAATTACAAAAATAGATGACAGATTACCAAAATATAATGATCCTGAATATACTAACAAGCTTATCAATGCTATGGATGAAGGCGAAAAACACTGCACATATGAAGCGTTGTTTAAAATTTATCGATATAATATTTCAATTCTAATGATGTTAATCATTATTTTAGCAGCCTGTTCGATTATCACAGGAGCCAATATGGCTATTGCCTTATTTTCATTACTAGCACTCTACGTTTTCAATATTACTTTCTACTATGTCAAAATCGGTAAATATTTCAATCAATAATATTGAAAGTTTATGAAAATATCCAGATTAACAATAGAGTTGTCTTAATACTATGATAATATTAAGATAAGTATTCTATATTATTTAAAACTTAACAATTCACGCAAAGGAGATGAGGAGCATGTCATTAGAATTAAAAGATGTCACTAAGAAATACGGCGATAAAACAGTGGTGAATGATATTTCTTTATCGCTAGAGAATGGCAAGATGTTAGGATTTTTAGGCCGCAACGGTGCAGGTAAGACGACAACATTCCGCATGATACTAGGTTTAACGCCATTGACAGAAGGTTCTATTACATATAATGGCAACAAGATGGGCGAGCAAATGTTCAATAAAGTAGGCTATCTGCCTGAAGAACGCGGTTTACATCCCAAGATGAAGGTTAAAGATGAATTACGTTATCTGGCTACTTTGAAAGGAATGCCAAGAAAAGATTTTGATCAAGCTTTAGATTATTGGTTGAATCGCTTTAAAATTATAGAAAATAAAGAGAAGAAAATAGAGGCTTTATCTAAAGGGAATCAACAAAAAATTCAATTGCTCGCTAGTCTCATGCACCGCCCTGAGCTGTTGATTTTGGATGAACCTTTCAGCGGTTTGGATCCAGTAAATGTGGAACTGTTGAAATCAGCTGTAAAAGATTTGAATGAAGAGGGGACGACTATTATTTTCAGTTCCCATCGAATGGAGCACGTTGAAGAGCTTTGTGATGATGTGTGTATTTTAAATAACGGCAACCTTGTGCTGCAAGGTGATATCCAATCTATTAAAGATCAATTTGATTTGAAAAAAGTAGTGATTGAGACAGATAAACCTCTAGCAGAATTAGAGGAAATAGAAGGAGTCTCTCAAGTGAACCGTTCCAAACGAGAAATCACTTTAACAGTAGAAAATCAAGCAGCAGCTGAACGTGTCTATGAAGCAGTGACAAGAAGCGGATTTGTTAAACGTTTCCAAGTATTAGAACCTTCTATTCAAGATATCTTTATCGACAAGGTAGGTGATATTCATGAGTAAATTCTGGGCAACCTTCTCGTTAACTTATATGAATAAGATTAAATCCCGTTCCTTTATTATTATGACCGTCATTATTGCCTTACTTATTATCGGTGGCGCGAATGCGAATAAAATTATCGATATGTTCAGTGGCGGACCGGATAAAATTGGCATTGTCACAGATAATCAGCAAGTTTATCAAATGGTTAAATCGCAAAGTGAGAAGATGGAAGATAAAGGTACAAAGTTTACGCATATCTCTGAGAAACAAGCGCTTAAAGATGTGAAAAAAGATAAACTGGATAAAGCTTATATCATTTCTTTCAAAGGTCAGCAAATAGAAGGTAAAATTGTCAGCAAAGATTCAGTTTCAAATGAATCTGAA
Above is a genomic segment from Staphylococcus piscifermentans containing:
- a CDS encoding DNA-3-methyladenine glycosylase, which translates into the protein MDFINRTTPEIAKDLLGVKLTFDDGENQFSGYIVETEAYLGAIDEAAHTYNGRRTPRVQSMYKDGGTVYAHVMHTHLLINLVTQPAGTAEGILIRALEPEFITDQMIENRNGKEGIDLTNGPGKWTRAFNMTMELDGTRLNEGPLSIDVEARKLPVSIVESPRIGVPNKGEWTHKPLRFTVKGNPYVSRMRKSEMTAPEDTWKSQN
- the nrdD gene encoding anaerobic ribonucleoside-triphosphate reductase, with protein sequence MFKIEESLSNLINKDPTVINENANKDSETFTTMRDLTAGVVSKSYALEKLLPKHVAAAHQSGDIHFHDLDYHPFQPLTNCCLIDIQGMLEHGFEIGNAQVESPKSIQTATAQIVQIIANVSSSQYGGCTVDRIDEILSPYAELNAEKHRKIAEQFVYPDQLDTYVNQQTEKDIRDAMQSLEYEINTLYTSNGQTPFVTLGFGLGTDKYNRMIQKAILNTRIQGLGHHHVTAIFPKLVFSIKKGINFAPEDPNYDVKQLALECSTKRMYPDILNYDKTVEILGDFKAPMGCRSFLPAWQNAQGENENSGRMNLGVVTLNVPRIAIETSGDLAAFWRLLDARMELIHDALVYRIERLKDAVPNNAPILYKSGAFHQRLSEKDDVMMLFKHQRATISIGYIGLYEAATVFYGPNWETNPEAKTFTLDILRRMKDFQKQWTAQYDIFFSLYSTPSESLTDRFCRLDRERFGLIPNITDKGYYQNSFHYDVRKAVSPFEKLDFEKDYPFLASGGYIHYCEYPKLTHNTKALEAVWDYAYDKVSYLGTNTPIDKCYECGFEGEFNTTAKGYTCPTCGNHNPETVDVVKRTCGYLGNPVQRPTIEGRQKEITARVKHLKDKG
- a CDS encoding ABC transporter ATP-binding protein, which encodes MSLELKDVTKKYGDKTVVNDISLSLENGKMLGFLGRNGAGKTTTFRMILGLTPLTEGSITYNGNKMGEQMFNKVGYLPEERGLHPKMKVKDELRYLATLKGMPRKDFDQALDYWLNRFKIIENKEKKIEALSKGNQQKIQLLASLMHRPELLILDEPFSGLDPVNVELLKSAVKDLNEEGTTIIFSSHRMEHVEELCDDVCILNNGNLVLQGDIQSIKDQFDLKKVVIETDKPLAELEEIEGVSQVNRSKREITLTVENQAAAERVYEAVTRSGFVKRFQVLEPSIQDIFIDKVGDIHE
- a CDS encoding DUF805 domain-containing protein: MEKRVGFGESFVLFWKNYVNFQGRATRPEYWFMTLWSFIIFLPITIIAVIGMSIMIAGSANGSDGMIAIGALIYFGLMIIATLIGLAMLLPSIALLFRRFHDTGRSAKIYFFFLGYAIIGYIIVILAVNASDAAAWSIILGFLIWMGYMAFAIYMFVITVLPSEPRDNKYGLVRGSARVQAGDANWRKE
- a CDS encoding DUF3169 family protein encodes the protein MSKVKRNIHSLFKIVLFALAGFIVGYSVMYFGKNDYPRIINSQGTIVSTIFTTAIITAIGALMISKINNAEKFKIKIENGDIYADKYDFLFNKNIYNASLLVYISIFFSLINIIVITLFQSTFNNVWFITIIPFLICIYLSSRYTRKITKIDDRLPKYNDPEYTNKLINAMDEGEKHCTYEALFKIYRYNISILMMLIIILAACSIITGANMAIALFSLLALYVFNITFYYVKIGKYFNQ
- a CDS encoding helix-turn-helix transcriptional regulator, which translates into the protein MRTRVKELRARDGYNQTQLAKKAGISRQTVSLIERNEFMPSVLTAAKIARIFGERIEDIFIFEEDDYE
- a CDS encoding DUF805 domain-containing protein codes for the protein MEKRVGFGRAFLLFWKNYFNFKGRARRAEFWWWTLWNFLIFSLLGLSSTISFFYWFANSFDGHKTAALNSAIIFMISAGLYLFLLVATLIPNIALLIRRFHDTGRKMTVPICFIVATISYNFINPMVRTDAQHHGVLWIFVVLFLLIYVALAVYIFVITLLPSQPEDNKYGRGPAGKKFEQGHAPTSHKSYSESATGSHHTHYE
- the nrdG gene encoding anaerobic ribonucleoside-triphosphate reductase activating protein; its protein translation is MFEQLETGQGYIAKIERESFTDGEGVRCSVYVSGCPFNCKGCYNQASQQFTYGEPFNHEVLVNIIEACSPSYIAGLSILGGEPFCNLDTVEPIVQAFRNKFGDEKSIWIWSGFIFEALQKKAGRRGELLKEIDVLVDGPFMEQLYQPGLAYKGSLNQRVIDVQTSLKACTVIEY